Part of the Hyphomicrobiales bacterium genome is shown below.
GCGGCCCCGATCCCGGAGGCCACGGAATCCATGCCGAGGCAGAACGCACAGATCAACAGAACGCGAACCAGACGATGCACCGAACGCCAAGCCTTCTCTTCCAATCGGGTTTTGCGACATTAGCGGCTGATGACGCGCTCTCCAAGCGCTTCGCCTTTTATCGGGCCGGTAAGGATTTCATTAAGGCTGCGCTTGGTAGCATTTGTCGTCTGCGCAGGGCTCGCGTCTCCTCTATGGCTTGAAAACAGATGATTGATCGCAAAAAACAATTTCGTATCGAACGGATGAACCGGCAAAGTGAATTCGATGCCGGGGCAGCCCCGTCGGATGGCGCTTGCAATGAAGTTCTGATCGAACTTGCCGAAATCAAGAGCCTGATCAAGCAGTCGGCCCGCAATCCAGGCGCCGTGGTGGACGCCGCCGACGAGGACTTTGCCGCGGCCGAACAGGATGCGACGGCGGCGCGCTATTCCGAAGAGGAACTGCGCGAGGCGCGCAAGCTCAAGGTCGAACTAGATATCATCCACGAGGCCATCGATCGCACCAAGCGCGAGATCGCCACGCTGCACAAGACCAATGTCGATCCTGAACGCATGACCCGCGTCACCGACGAACTGGACGCGGTCGTCGATGGCACGGAACACGCCACCGAGAAGATTCTGGCCGCGGCCGAGGTGATCGACGAAGACGCCAACACACTGTCGGCCCGCCTGAAGGGGCAGGATCAGGACCTTGCCAACGATATTCAGGACAAGGTCGTCAAGATTTTCGAAGCGTGTAACTTCCAGGACCTCACCGGACAGCGCATCACCAAGGTGGTGTCGACCCTCAAATTCATCGAGGATCACATCAATCAGATGATCGATATCTGGGGTGGTATCGACAGTTTCCAGGATGTCGAGGCCGAAAGAATGCCCGAGCGCGAAGGCGACAAGGCGCTGCTTAACGGCCCGGCATTGGAGGATTCCGAGGATATTGCATCACAGGACGACATCGACGCTTTGTTCGCCTGAGTGCGACCGCTGGTTCGCGCTGGCTTGACTTGACGCGGGGGGACAACCCTGCGACGACTATGCGCCTGTTGAAACCGATTGCGAGGACCGCAATGATCACGCCCGGCCTGCGGCGCGTTCGGTCTCTTTTCTTCGCCCTTAGCGTTGCTGTGCCGGGTGTCGTTCTCGGCGCTGCGCCGGGTTTCGCCGGCAGCACGGTCGCCACCGGTGCGGCGACGTCGGTTGTTCGCTCCGAGATTTCGACACCCGCGTCCGCGGTACGGCCGGTCCAGTGGGGATATGGCCGCCGCCCGATCGCGCGCCGTGCGTTCCGCTCGTGCAAGCGCTTCGCCCGTAAGGTCTATCGCGGCAGAACCAGGAGCCGCGTGCGGATCGTGTCCATCGAGCGCTTCTACGCAGAGCAGGGCAACCGGTTCTTCGTCGCGGGAACGATCCGCGTTCTCGATGGCCGGCCGGACTCGTTCTACCGTTTCCGCTGCCGGACCAAACGCGCCAAGGTCGTCTGGTTCCGTTAGGAGCTGGAGGCCTCGCCTGCACACTCACCTCATACCGACACAGCAAGGATGGCGCGATGGCTGTCGAGCACAGGAACGGCTTGATCGAGGACGTCGAAAGCGGTGCCTGCCGTTGCTGGTGGCCCGGCAATGACCCGCTCTATCAGGCCTACCATGACGACGAATGGGGGCGACCCGTTCGCGACGACAATCGCCTGTTCGAAAAGATCTGCCTGGAGGGCTTCCAGTCCGGCCTGTCCTGGCTGACCATCCTGCGCAAGCGGGAGAATTTCCGCAGTGCCTTCGCCGGTTTCGATCCGCAAAAGGTCGCCGTCTTCGGCGACGCCGACATCGAACGCCTTCTCGGCGACGCCGGTATCGTGCGCCACCGCGGCAAGATCGTGTCAACCATCAACAATGCCCGCCGCGCGCTGGAACTGCGGGACGAGTTCGGATCGCTCGCCGCCTATTTCTGGCGTTTCGAGCCAACCGCCGACGACCGTCCGCAAACGCTCGACTACGGCTCGCTTGTTGCACTCGGCAAGACACCCGCTTCGACCGCGCTGTCGAAAGATCTCAAGAAGCGGGGTTGGAGTTTCGTCGGTCCGACCACATGTTATGCCTTCATGCAGGCCATGGGCATGGTCAACGACCACCTCGAAGGGTGCTTCGTTCGCTCCAAGGTCGAGACCGACCGGAGCGCATTCCAGCGCCCGCGATAACGCTTCAACGGCGAAAAAGGTCGTGTTTTTCGGCTATCTACGCAGAAATCCGACTTTGCGCTGTTGACATGCTCAGGCGCCATTCTTAAATCAGCGCTCGACTGTTAGCACTCGACTAGGGTGAGTGCTAACAGGGCCTTTCAACAAGCGTGAGGAAGTTCGAGCGATGAATTTTCGCCCTCTCCATGACCGTGTGGTCGTTCGCCGCGTGGAATCCGAAGAAAAGACCGCTGGTGGCATCATCATCCCCGACTCGGCCAAGGAAAAGCCGTCCGAAGGCGAAGTCGTCGCCGTCGGCCCGGGCGCCCGCGACGAAGACGGCAAGCACATCGCAATGGATGTGAAGGCCGGCGACCGTGTGCTGTTCGGCAAGTGGTCCGGCACCGAGGTCAAGATCGACGGTCAGGACGTCATGATCATGAAGGAATCCGACATCATGGGCATCATCGGCTGACCGCCGGTGTGCTCGTAATCTGAACAATGACATCCGGTCCGTTCATCACTGAAGAATGGCAGTTGCTGCTTGTTCTCGCCGTCGGCATTGGCGCCGCTTGGGCGCTGCACCGACTGGCCAAGAAGATGAGCGATCGGGACGAATAGGGATCAGAGATTCATGTCTGCAAAAGAAGTCAAATTCGGCTCCGAAGCCCGCGACAAGATGCTCGCCGGCGTCGACATCCTCGCCAACGCGGTGAAGGTCACGCTTGGTCCGAAGGGCCGCAACGTCGTCATCGACAAGTCGTTCGGCGCGCCGCGCATCACCAAGGACGGCGTTTCCGTCGCCAAGGAGATCGAGCTCGAGGACAAGTTCGAGAACATGGGCGCCCAGATGGTGCGCGAAGTGGCCTCGAAGACCAACGACATCGCCGGTGACGGCACCACCACCGCGACCGTGCTCGCCCAGGCCATCGTCAAGGAAGGCGCCAAGGCCGTTGCCGCCGGCATGAACCCGATGGATCTGAAGCGCGGCGTCGACATGGCCGTTGCCGAAGCCGTCAAGGATCTGATGAGCCGTTCCAAGCCGATCAACACCTCGGAAGAAGTCGCCCAGGTCGGCACCATCTCGGCCAACGGCGAGCGCATCATCGGCGAGAAGATCGCCGAAGCCATGCAGACCGTCGGCAACGAGGGTGTCATCACCGTCGAAGAGTCGAAGGCGCTTGAGTTCGAACTCGAGACCGTCGAAGGCATGCAGTTCGACCGTGGCTACCTGTCGCCGTACTTCGTCACCAACGCCGACAAGATGATTGCCGAGCTCGACGATCCGTACATCCTGCTGCACGAGAAGAAGCTCGCCAACCTGCAGGCTCTGCTGCCGGTTCTGGAAGCCGTCGTCCAGTCGTCGCGTCCGCTCCTCATCATTGCCGAGGACGTTGAAGGCGAAGCGCTGGCGACCCTCGTCGTCAACAAGCTGCGTGGCGGCCTCAAGGTTGCAGCCGTCAAGGCTCCGGGCTTCGGCGACCGCCGCAAGGCCATGCTCGAGGACATCGCCGTTCTGACCGGCGGCCAGGTCATCTCCGAAGACCTCGGCATCAAGCTCGAGAACGTCACCCTCGACATGCTCGGCACCGCCAAGCGCGTCACCATCACCAAGGAAGAGACCACCGTCGTTGACGGCGCTGGCGACAAGGAAAACATCGACGCCCGCGTTTCGCAGATCAAGGCGCAGATCGAGGAAACCACCTCCGACTACGACCGCGAGAAGCTCCAGGAGCGCCTGGCCAAGCTCGCCGGTGGCGTTGCCGTCATCCGCGTCGGCGGTGCGACCGAAGTCGAAGTGAAGGAAAAGAAGGACCGCGTCGACGACGCCCTCAACGCGACCCGCGCGGCCGTCGAGGAAGGCATCGTCCCGGGTGGCGGTGTTGCTCTCCTGCACGCCAAGGAAGCCGTTGCCAAGCTCGACAGCGAAAACGCCGACGTTGCCGCCGGTATCAAGATCGTCCTGCGCGCTCTTGAGGCCCCGATCCGCCAGATCGTCGAGAACGCCGGCGTCGAAGGCTCGATCGTGGTCGGCAAGCTTTCCGAAGCCAACGATCCGAAGCTCGGCTTCAATGCCCAGACCGAAGAGTATGTCGACATGATCGCGGCCGGCATCATCGACCCGACCAAGGTCGTGCGCACCGCGCTTCAGGACGCCGCTTCGGTTGCTTCGCTGCTCATCACCACCGAGGCGATGGTTGCAGAGCTGCCGAAGAAGGACGCCGGCATGCCGGCGATGCCGGGCGGCGGCATGGGCGGCATGGATTTCTAATCCATCCCCACCGACGACATTGCGAAGGGGCCGCCTCCGGGCGGCCTCTTTTTTTGTCTGAAAGGGTGTTTCCAAAGGGAGTTATCCGCAGAAATATGCGGGTTTTTGGGTGAAGTGCAAAACCGTGACGGGCGTCACATCCGGATTTGGCGGGGCTCGCTAGAGTTCAATCATCGACGGGCGGAAACAACAAACGCCCACAACACGGGAATGCATCAAACACGGGGGAGAGACCCCACCCAAGAGGAGATACAGCCATGCGGAAGTTCGCCACCACC
Proteins encoded:
- a CDS encoding co-chaperone GroES — its product is MNFRPLHDRVVVRRVESEEKTAGGIIIPDSAKEKPSEGEVVAVGPGARDEDGKHIAMDVKAGDRVLFGKWSGTEVKIDGQDVMIMKESDIMGIIG
- a CDS encoding DNA-3-methyladenine glycosylase I, with translation MAVEHRNGLIEDVESGACRCWWPGNDPLYQAYHDDEWGRPVRDDNRLFEKICLEGFQSGLSWLTILRKRENFRSAFAGFDPQKVAVFGDADIERLLGDAGIVRHRGKIVSTINNARRALELRDEFGSLAAYFWRFEPTADDRPQTLDYGSLVALGKTPASTALSKDLKKRGWSFVGPTTCYAFMQAMGMVNDHLEGCFVRSKVETDRSAFQRPR
- the groL gene encoding chaperonin GroEL: MSAKEVKFGSEARDKMLAGVDILANAVKVTLGPKGRNVVIDKSFGAPRITKDGVSVAKEIELEDKFENMGAQMVREVASKTNDIAGDGTTTATVLAQAIVKEGAKAVAAGMNPMDLKRGVDMAVAEAVKDLMSRSKPINTSEEVAQVGTISANGERIIGEKIAEAMQTVGNEGVITVEESKALEFELETVEGMQFDRGYLSPYFVTNADKMIAELDDPYILLHEKKLANLQALLPVLEAVVQSSRPLLIIAEDVEGEALATLVVNKLRGGLKVAAVKAPGFGDRRKAMLEDIAVLTGGQVISEDLGIKLENVTLDMLGTAKRVTITKEETTVVDGAGDKENIDARVSQIKAQIEETTSDYDREKLQERLAKLAGGVAVIRVGGATEVEVKEKKDRVDDALNATRAAVEEGIVPGGGVALLHAKEAVAKLDSENADVAAGIKIVLRALEAPIRQIVENAGVEGSIVVGKLSEANDPKLGFNAQTEEYVDMIAAGIIDPTKVVRTALQDAASVASLLITTEAMVAELPKKDAGMPAMPGGGMGGMDF